In Leptospira sp. WS58.C1, a single genomic region encodes these proteins:
- a CDS encoding SRPBCC family protein, whose protein sequence is MAKTNYYQPDPKTDLVLERIVDVPRELVWKAWTTPEHILKWFTPAPWKTVDCEIDLRPGGIFRTTMLSPEGQEFPNNGCFLDIVENEKLVFTDIFEPGFKPTASGGFFTAILTLEKHGNGTKYHVLARHKDEETRKKHEEMGFHEGWNAALDQLVELMKAVH, encoded by the coding sequence ATGGCAAAAACTAATTATTACCAACCGGACCCAAAAACAGATCTTGTTCTGGAAAGGATCGTAGACGTTCCAAGAGAACTGGTTTGGAAAGCATGGACCACTCCGGAACATATCCTGAAATGGTTTACCCCTGCCCCTTGGAAAACCGTAGATTGTGAGATCGATCTTAGACCGGGCGGGATCTTCCGCACTACTATGTTGTCTCCGGAAGGACAAGAATTCCCGAATAACGGTTGTTTTTTGGATATAGTTGAAAACGAAAAGCTTGTATTCACCGATATTTTCGAGCCGGGTTTTAAACCTACAGCCAGCGGCGGATTTTTTACCGCGATCCTTACATTAGAAAAACATGGTAATGGAACCAAGTATCACGTCCTTGCCCGTCATAAAGACGAAGAAACTAGAAAAAAACACGAAGAGATGGGTTTCCACGAGGGATGGAACGCGGCTCTTGACCAATTGGTAGAGCTCATGAAAGCGGTTCACTAA
- a CDS encoding ArsR/SmtB family transcription factor, giving the protein MPKYSNSLDHMFHALGDPTRRSILERLSMGPATVGELAEPFKMALPSLMQHLGVLEDCSLVRSEKVGRVRTYKLTQETMKAGEDWFVRQRTLWDRRLNQLDSYLLEMKEKENGKN; this is encoded by the coding sequence GTGCCTAAGTATAGCAACAGTCTGGATCATATGTTTCATGCTCTGGGGGACCCTACAAGAAGGTCCATTTTAGAACGTTTGAGCATGGGGCCTGCGACAGTCGGAGAATTGGCGGAACCCTTCAAAATGGCTCTTCCTTCTTTGATGCAACATTTGGGTGTGTTGGAAGATTGTTCTCTTGTTCGTTCCGAAAAAGTGGGCCGGGTAAGGACTTATAAACTTACCCAAGAGACCATGAAAGCGGGAGAAGATTGGTTCGTTAGACAACGCACCCTCTGGGACAGAAGGCTAAACCAACTGGACAGTTACTTACTTGAAATGAAGGAGAAAGAAAATGGCAAAAACTAA
- a CDS encoding FG-GAP-like repeat-containing protein, with translation MNLAFEAMLEAQIACLVAGDTCVDASISPPPTDITAPTVTITNLPSSGRPTVETGFLKGTSSDDILVSVVQISIDGGTYTAATGTTSWSFALPTGSSTWRHGSLHSINIRSVDSSANVSTVLSLNIRKGYNRDLNGDGYADVVVMAPGAASGMGVAYIFNGGASGVAATTTSAADHSITGQGRMGYTSAMGDVNGDGFGDLAIGASDYSGLQGITYIFHGSTSGIVANTAAGANRILTYTGSNEFGYAISLGDVNGDGYDDLANGAYRVSGFSGLAFIYYSTGSGGISSTAGNTISGPGGSNFACGIGLGDINGDGFSDLIVGGNAYSASAGGVWIFHSSGSAGVTVNSYTLANTVIVGETTSNFGIRIYTGDVNGDGYADLAVGAPQYSGFFGRSYVFNSTGTTSGITVAAATSANTIVSGFSFSAVGMSIAMGDVNGDGYDDFATGATSYSATQGRVYINLSDGTQVSNGSVNLIDGQSSNHAFGNAVMISDINGDGLGDLLAGAYFYPDGVALSGRTYIFHSFGSGYLATSASSANTIISGSTGSEFGSNLVDANFPKDLFPKFLGVWTFGSLETYRIQI, from the coding sequence ATGAATCTCGCCTTCGAAGCAATGCTTGAAGCCCAGATCGCTTGTTTAGTTGCCGGCGATACCTGTGTAGATGCAAGTATCTCTCCTCCGCCTACCGATATAACGGCTCCTACCGTCACGATCACAAATCTTCCTAGTTCCGGAAGGCCTACAGTAGAAACTGGATTTCTAAAAGGAACTTCTTCAGATGATATCTTGGTCTCCGTCGTGCAGATTAGTATCGATGGAGGGACTTATACTGCCGCGACAGGAACGACTAGTTGGAGTTTTGCGTTGCCTACCGGTTCCTCCACCTGGAGACATGGTTCTTTACATTCGATCAATATTAGAAGTGTGGATTCGAGTGCAAATGTTTCCACAGTCTTAAGCCTGAATATTAGGAAAGGATATAATCGAGATCTTAACGGGGACGGTTATGCCGACGTAGTCGTCATGGCTCCTGGAGCTGCTTCCGGAATGGGAGTGGCTTATATTTTTAACGGTGGAGCTTCCGGGGTGGCAGCGACAACCACGAGCGCGGCGGACCATTCTATCACAGGACAAGGAAGAATGGGATACACTTCCGCGATGGGAGATGTAAACGGAGACGGTTTCGGAGATCTGGCGATCGGAGCTTCCGATTATTCAGGTTTACAAGGGATCACTTATATATTTCACGGAAGTACTTCCGGTATTGTTGCGAATACGGCCGCGGGTGCAAACCGGATCTTAACTTATACAGGTTCAAACGAATTCGGTTATGCGATCTCATTAGGGGATGTGAATGGGGATGGATACGATGATCTAGCCAATGGCGCGTATCGTGTTTCCGGATTTTCCGGACTCGCATTTATTTATTATAGTACCGGATCCGGAGGGATCTCCTCCACCGCAGGGAATACTATTTCAGGTCCAGGCGGAAGTAATTTTGCCTGTGGGATCGGCCTTGGAGATATTAATGGAGACGGCTTTTCGGATCTGATCGTCGGAGGAAATGCATACTCGGCTTCCGCCGGAGGAGTTTGGATCTTCCATAGTAGTGGATCTGCGGGAGTTACGGTAAATTCATATACATTAGCAAATACTGTTATAGTTGGAGAGACTACGAGTAATTTTGGGATTCGTATCTATACGGGAGATGTAAACGGAGATGGATATGCGGATCTGGCTGTAGGCGCTCCTCAGTACAGCGGTTTTTTTGGAAGAAGTTATGTATTCAATAGCACCGGAACTACAAGTGGGATTACCGTCGCTGCGGCAACGAGTGCAAATACTATAGTCAGCGGTTTCTCTTTCAGCGCTGTGGGAATGTCGATAGCGATGGGAGATGTAAACGGAGATGGATATGACGACTTTGCTACAGGCGCCACTAGTTATTCCGCTACGCAAGGAAGAGTTTATATAAATTTAAGCGATGGGACCCAGGTTTCAAACGGTTCCGTAAATCTAATTGATGGGCAATCTTCTAATCATGCTTTCGGTAATGCCGTAATGATCTCGGATATAAATGGAGACGGGCTGGGAGATCTATTGGCGGGAGCATATTTCTATCCGGATGGAGTTGCGTTGTCTGGGCGCACTTATATTTTTCATAGTTTCGGTTCCGGGTATCTTGCGACAAGCGCAAGTTCCGCAAATACGATTATCTCGGGGAGCACAGGAAGCGAATTCGGAAGTAATCTGGTGGATGCAAATTTTCCGAAGGACCTATTCCCTAAATTTTTAGGGGTTTGGACCTTCGGAAGTTTAGAAACGTATAGGATCCAAATTTAA
- a CDS encoding enoyl-CoA hydratase/isomerase family protein has protein sequence MNYLREPIQLKNGRAECIKIQTNDQNSLTRENMIELENILAEIDKDDNIRAVLLSSDNPKFFSNGIDAENILNTPREKLTAEMGQIVILFGKLLSFGKPLIAEVTGYAMGGGAVMTLACDFKFMLEGKARIAFTEVLVGLPLPISFVDKLKITVKSEYLNEVCLLGTAYKAGEAKEISLINETAENKEDLRKLVLKKLDEVMAIAPSAYRRTKAAINKEINDKFESQLEFTKSSFEDPKVVANLLEAMSALKEKRRPKLA, from the coding sequence ATGAACTATTTGCGGGAACCTATCCAATTAAAAAACGGCAGAGCCGAATGTATCAAAATACAAACTAACGATCAGAATTCTTTGACAAGAGAGAATATGATAGAATTGGAAAATATCTTGGCCGAGATCGACAAGGACGATAATATCCGTGCCGTCCTTTTGAGTTCCGACAATCCTAAATTTTTTTCCAATGGAATCGATGCGGAGAATATTCTAAATACCCCCAGAGAAAAACTCACCGCAGAGATGGGCCAGATCGTGATCCTGTTTGGTAAACTTTTGAGTTTCGGAAAACCGTTGATTGCAGAAGTTACCGGTTATGCGATGGGAGGCGGCGCTGTTATGACTCTTGCTTGCGATTTCAAATTTATGTTAGAAGGTAAGGCAAGGATCGCATTTACCGAGGTTCTTGTTGGACTTCCTCTTCCGATCAGTTTCGTTGATAAATTAAAGATCACCGTTAAATCGGAATATCTAAACGAAGTTTGTCTTTTAGGAACCGCTTATAAGGCGGGAGAAGCGAAGGAAATTTCTTTGATCAATGAAACTGCCGAAAATAAGGAAGATTTGCGCAAACTTGTGCTGAAAAAATTGGATGAAGTTATGGCGATCGCTCCCAGCGCTTATAGAAGGACCAAGGCCGCGATCAACAAAGAGATCAATGACAAATTCGAATCCCAATTGGAATTTACCAAAAGTAGTTTCGAAGATCCGAAAGTTGTGGCAAATTTGTTGGAAGCGATGAGCGCTTTAAAGGAAAAAAGAAGACCGAAACTCGCTTAA
- a CDS encoding SDR family NAD(P)-dependent oxidoreductase — translation MSQLKGKVAVVTGASKGIGASIAKTLGSAGASVVVNYSSSKEGADKVVAEIEKSGGKAIAVQGDMSKSSDVKRLFSETKKAFGSVNILVNNAGVFEFAPLEAVTEDQFHRQMNTNVLGPILATQESLNYFAPEGGSVINISSIVSEIPVPNSVVYASTKGALDTVSQVLALELSSKKIRVNTIAPGGVETEGAHRIGMVGSEMEKAIVSKTPLGRLGQPEDIAKVALFLASEDSYWLTGERISASGGYR, via the coding sequence ATGAGTCAGTTGAAAGGTAAAGTCGCGGTGGTAACAGGAGCTTCTAAAGGGATTGGGGCTAGTATCGCTAAAACATTGGGTTCCGCAGGCGCTTCCGTGGTGGTAAACTATTCTTCCAGCAAGGAAGGTGCGGATAAGGTTGTGGCAGAGATAGAAAAAAGCGGAGGCAAAGCGATCGCAGTGCAAGGCGATATGTCCAAATCTTCCGACGTAAAACGTTTGTTTTCAGAAACGAAGAAGGCGTTCGGTTCCGTGAATATTCTAGTGAATAATGCGGGTGTATTCGAGTTTGCACCGTTAGAAGCGGTGACAGAAGACCAGTTTCATAGACAGATGAATACCAACGTTCTAGGTCCGATCCTTGCTACACAGGAATCTCTAAATTATTTCGCTCCGGAAGGTGGATCTGTGATCAATATCAGTTCCATAGTGAGCGAGATCCCTGTTCCGAATTCCGTTGTGTATGCCTCGACGAAAGGTGCATTGGATACAGTTTCCCAAGTATTGGCATTGGAACTCAGTTCCAAAAAGATCCGAGTGAACACGATCGCACCGGGAGGTGTGGAAACGGAAGGAGCGCATAGAATCGGAATGGTAGGCAGCGAGATGGAAAAAGCGATCGTTTCCAAAACTCCTTTGGGAAGGCTGGGGCAACCTGAAGATATCGCGAAAGTCGCATTGTTCTTAGCTTCGGAAGATTCTTATTGGCTTACCGGAGAAAGGATCAGCGCATCCGGAGGTTATAGGTAA
- a CDS encoding ArsR/SmtB family transcription factor, producing MERVPNAKPIKLSEKEFTKISRALAEPRRFQLLQCIGANEKPTACSTLNKSQDISPATLSHHIKELENAGLIETSKDGKFVNIVLRRDVFKAYLDKLSQL from the coding sequence ATGGAGAGAGTGCCGAACGCAAAGCCCATTAAACTTTCGGAAAAGGAATTTACTAAAATTTCCAGGGCCCTTGCTGAGCCGCGGAGATTTCAACTCTTACAGTGTATCGGAGCTAACGAAAAACCTACCGCCTGCAGCACTCTGAATAAATCCCAAGATATTAGTCCCGCTACACTTTCCCACCATATTAAAGAATTAGAAAATGCAGGCCTGATAGAAACCTCTAAGGACGGCAAATTCGTGAATATCGTCCTAAGAAGAGACGTATTCAAGGCTTATTTGGACAAACTTTCCCAGCTATAG
- a CDS encoding PepSY-associated TM helix domain-containing protein gives MSRKRLYQIHSSLGIFSSVFLILVGLSGSFLIFAREIDQLLDPAEFKIESLGTRRSIDSLKAELRKQIPSHILAGWLIPENPDQPDQVWVHFSDSETKEESVILLDPYRGEVKGKLKEDRSDSFYGWMLNLHYTLLLGNTGYVMIGFLGLIFFFQGISGIILYRNIWANLFRLRTLESIRTFFSDLHKLTGVFTLVFHLMLGFTGAWWSLSTTVNTLIDGFPSQQLGKFMDDSISIDSMIEGAESKISGFKLGFISFPHHKEGDPVVLYGTENEDHPLRSRFGSYLVFDSRSSQLLKVWELRKENFIHSILDSFRPLHFGTFGGLFTKILWVILGLAPGILSLTGIGILISKERMKSSRKKEKVIR, from the coding sequence ATGAGCCGAAAAAGACTCTATCAAATACATTCTTCTTTAGGTATTTTCAGTTCCGTATTTCTGATTCTGGTAGGACTATCCGGTTCCTTTTTGATTTTCGCAAGGGAGATTGATCAATTATTGGATCCGGCGGAGTTCAAGATCGAATCTCTCGGGACTAGAAGATCGATAGATTCTCTTAAGGCTGAACTGAGAAAACAGATCCCTTCTCATATACTGGCAGGTTGGTTGATCCCGGAAAATCCCGACCAGCCGGATCAGGTTTGGGTGCATTTTTCGGATTCCGAAACTAAGGAGGAGTCCGTCATTCTATTGGACCCTTATAGGGGAGAAGTAAAAGGAAAGCTGAAGGAAGATCGTTCCGATTCGTTTTACGGCTGGATGTTGAATCTTCATTATACCTTACTTTTGGGAAATACCGGTTACGTGATGATCGGTTTTTTGGGACTTATCTTTTTTTTCCAAGGGATCAGCGGTATCATTTTATACCGAAATATTTGGGCAAATCTTTTCAGGTTAAGGACATTGGAATCCATTCGTACGTTTTTTTCGGACCTTCATAAGTTAACGGGAGTTTTCACTTTGGTCTTTCATCTAATGTTGGGTTTTACGGGGGCTTGGTGGAGTTTAAGTACGACCGTCAATACTTTGATCGATGGATTTCCTTCCCAACAGTTGGGAAAATTTATGGATGATTCGATTTCGATCGATTCCATGATAGAAGGAGCCGAATCCAAGATCTCAGGATTCAAACTTGGATTTATCTCTTTTCCTCACCACAAAGAAGGAGACCCGGTCGTGTTGTATGGAACGGAGAACGAAGATCATCCTCTTCGGAGCAGATTCGGTTCTTATTTGGTTTTCGATTCTCGTTCTTCCCAATTGTTGAAAGTTTGGGAGCTTCGAAAAGAAAATTTTATACATTCTATCTTGGATTCTTTTCGCCCCTTACATTTTGGGACCTTTGGAGGGTTATTTACGAAAATACTATGGGTGATCTTAGGATTGGCTCCGGGGATATTATCTCTTACCGGGATCGGGATATTGATCTCAAAAGAAAGAATGAAATCTTCTCGAAAAAAAGAAAAGGTTATTCGTTGA
- a CDS encoding LIC_11695 family lipoprotein, translating to MKRIIKLVLIVLTIHTLNFCKELEGEEKLDTNGILQVLLSKKNSGSEGENLGLTIAYSHRFTRPNGEIFFCREYSTAYLEKKAEWEEGLDDFIAEMKTGIDLDLKIDLIDGPCVVPNKISACIYEGVDGINDPIPYAYSYIGEREYLVPAMQYYGFTSTTAKGACQEAATASGIGSIYKCYVEGQCWE from the coding sequence ATGAAAAGGATAATAAAATTGGTGCTGATCGTTCTAACGATTCACACTTTAAATTTTTGTAAAGAACTTGAGGGAGAAGAAAAATTGGATACGAACGGGATCCTACAGGTGCTCCTTTCCAAAAAAAATTCCGGAAGCGAAGGGGAAAACCTGGGACTTACGATTGCGTATAGCCATAGGTTCACAAGACCGAACGGAGAGATATTTTTCTGTAGAGAATATTCCACCGCATATTTGGAAAAAAAAGCGGAATGGGAAGAAGGCCTGGACGATTTTATCGCGGAAATGAAAACAGGGATCGATCTGGACCTTAAGATAGACCTAATCGACGGTCCTTGTGTGGTACCGAATAAAATAAGCGCTTGTATTTATGAAGGTGTAGACGGCATCAACGACCCGATCCCTTACGCATATTCCTATATCGGAGAACGTGAATATTTAGTCCCTGCAATGCAGTATTACGGATTTACTTCCACAACGGCAAAGGGGGCCTGCCAGGAAGCCGCAACGGCATCCGGTATCGGTTCCATATATAAATGTTACGTGGAAGGTCAGTGTTGGGAATAA
- a CDS encoding TonB-dependent receptor yields the protein MRRQRSKSPKKSRVRNLLPFLSRFCVRILFFTGTVLFAQEPKNVVPKNSKEEPLVKRPITSEGGIVVQGKRDQRDREIFKTPGSISRFNDQDIQDTGISRTNDIDKQVPNFAIIDSGSRNFTYFNIRGMRSIAFSEPAVGMIVDGVPLADNVALNTELFGLDSIEVHRGSQATVFGKNFQGGVVEIKTKKPNNLPQGRFTADLGNYNKREFSFFYNTPIVKDKLYIGVSGKSTERDGYLNNITGFNYPNNLLSDIPIEFYATHPDGRSGKAGRFRIFWTPNENLEIDLQASAESFNDGSLNIVNYLGSKSERLKSVYKGCAVSPENCDENIRIFINRSNGARKVYWDYEGTSNVTGNTYSSNISYKLPSAVFRTVSSLRKMAIDPLTVDSDFTKNAQSKGEYVEHTTTQTHEATIESTDKKDPLQFKLGTFFYHRISDSTNTREYLKNTYTYRTFSGLYAPTRQTHHARIEDQTISLFTHNSYTFLEKFTITLGSRIETQKIKLDHSQDATGFLPNNPYGDIRILSPEYRRDDSYQYNVSRLIFDYKPNDSFMIFIGLSRGYKNAGYSTVVNQSSQADFKPEINDTIEAGIKSEYFKRTLGLNFTHFYTETQDFQVVRAISIAQSVNLNAERVTIRGAEIEAYAKPWKPLRLGFSAGYTEGIFNKFYDRILDKDFDGKQVHFIPKYDIVSYLQFRSNWGLFFRWEFQAVGKMFFAADNTIYSSPYAVTNLKAGYEGETVSAYIYCNNVYDKYYFTSYLDGTFQAVPGAPRTYGFIINYKI from the coding sequence ATGCGTAGACAAAGGTCTAAGTCCCCAAAAAAGAGCAGAGTTCGGAACCTTCTCCCCTTTCTTTCCCGATTTTGCGTAAGAATCCTTTTTTTTACCGGGACCGTTTTATTCGCCCAAGAACCTAAGAACGTAGTACCTAAAAACTCGAAAGAAGAACCTCTCGTTAAAAGGCCTATCACCTCCGAAGGAGGAATTGTCGTGCAGGGGAAGAGAGACCAAAGGGACCGGGAAATTTTCAAAACTCCCGGGAGTATCTCCAGATTCAATGATCAGGATATCCAGGACACTGGGATCTCAAGGACCAACGATATAGACAAGCAGGTACCGAATTTTGCGATCATAGATTCAGGATCCAGAAATTTCACTTATTTTAATATTAGAGGAATGAGAAGTATCGCCTTCAGCGAACCTGCCGTCGGTATGATCGTGGATGGCGTTCCGCTAGCGGATAACGTAGCTTTGAATACGGAACTTTTCGGTTTGGACAGTATAGAGGTCCACAGAGGTTCGCAAGCCACTGTCTTCGGCAAAAATTTCCAAGGCGGCGTGGTGGAAATTAAAACCAAAAAGCCCAATAATCTTCCTCAAGGCAGATTTACAGCTGATTTAGGAAATTATAATAAAAGAGAATTTTCCTTCTTTTACAATACTCCGATCGTCAAAGATAAACTTTATATAGGAGTGTCAGGTAAATCCACCGAAAGGGACGGATATCTGAATAATATTACGGGATTCAATTACCCGAATAACCTCCTCTCCGATATTCCTATAGAATTTTATGCGACACATCCGGACGGCAGGAGCGGAAAAGCGGGAAGATTCAGGATTTTCTGGACTCCGAACGAGAACTTGGAAATCGATCTGCAAGCCAGTGCGGAAAGTTTTAACGACGGTTCTTTGAACATAGTCAATTATCTGGGATCCAAATCGGAAAGATTAAAAAGTGTTTATAAAGGATGTGCCGTAAGTCCGGAAAACTGCGACGAGAATATTAGAATTTTCATAAATAGAAGCAATGGAGCCCGAAAGGTTTATTGGGACTATGAAGGAACATCCAACGTTACAGGAAATACGTACTCCAGTAATATCAGCTACAAACTACCTTCGGCAGTATTTAGGACCGTTTCCAGTTTGAGAAAAATGGCCATAGACCCTTTGACGGTCGATTCCGATTTCACTAAGAACGCACAAAGTAAGGGCGAATATGTGGAACATACGACTACTCAGACCCACGAAGCTACTATTGAATCTACGGATAAAAAGGACCCTCTTCAGTTCAAGTTAGGCACTTTCTTTTACCATAGGATCTCTGATAGTACCAATACAAGGGAATATCTGAAAAACACATATACTTATCGGACGTTCTCCGGGTTGTATGCGCCTACAAGACAAACACATCATGCCAGAATAGAAGATCAAACTATCAGTCTGTTCACTCATAATAGTTATACATTCTTGGAAAAGTTTACGATCACCTTAGGATCCAGAATAGAGACCCAAAAGATAAAATTGGATCATAGCCAGGATGCAACCGGATTTTTACCGAATAATCCGTACGGAGATATACGTATTCTTTCTCCGGAATATAGAAGGGACGATTCCTACCAATACAACGTATCAAGATTAATATTCGATTATAAACCTAACGATTCTTTTATGATCTTTATCGGATTGAGCAGGGGATATAAAAATGCAGGTTACAGTACTGTAGTAAACCAATCTTCTCAAGCGGATTTTAAACCTGAAATTAATGATACGATAGAAGCGGGAATAAAATCCGAATATTTCAAACGTACCTTAGGTTTGAATTTCACTCATTTTTATACGGAAACGCAGGATTTTCAAGTAGTAAGAGCAATTTCCATCGCACAATCCGTGAACTTAAACGCGGAAAGAGTCACCATTAGAGGTGCGGAAATAGAAGCTTATGCAAAACCCTGGAAACCCCTTCGGCTAGGATTCTCCGCAGGTTACACCGAAGGTATATTCAATAAATTTTATGATCGTATCTTGGACAAGGACTTCGACGGAAAACAAGTCCATTTCATACCCAAATACGATATCGTAAGTTACTTACAATTCCGTTCCAATTGGGGCCTATTCTTTCGTTGGGAATTCCAAGCCGTCGGAAAAATGTTCTTTGCTGCGGATAATACCATTTATAGCAGCCCTTACGCGGTAACCAATCTGAAAGCGGGTTATGAAGGAGAGACCGTCTCAGCCTATATATACTGTAATAACGTATATGATAAGTATTATTTCACTTCCTACTTAGACGGAACCTTCCAGGCAGTTCCGGGAGCGCCTAGAACCTACGGATTCATTATAAACTATAAAATATAA
- the soxR gene encoding redox-sensitive transcriptional activator SoxR — MDKDEYLSIGQVSKRSGVASSALRFYEERGLIRSVRAGSGHRQYPRHVLRRIAFIVFAQRVGLSLEEIAAEIAKLPEDHTPNGQDWSKLSRTWSLRIEEKIAELHRLKNGLSVCIGCGCLSLFTCKLANPQDKLGRYGSGPLRWMGKSKKQN; from the coding sequence GTGGATAAGGACGAGTATTTAAGTATCGGACAGGTATCCAAAAGAAGCGGGGTCGCCTCCTCCGCTTTACGTTTTTACGAAGAAAGAGGACTGATCCGTTCCGTGAGAGCAGGTTCCGGTCACAGACAATATCCTAGACATGTTTTGAGAAGGATCGCATTCATCGTATTTGCCCAAAGAGTAGGACTTTCCTTAGAGGAGATCGCCGCAGAAATCGCAAAACTTCCCGAAGATCATACTCCAAACGGACAGGACTGGTCCAAACTTTCCCGAACCTGGAGTTTACGTATCGAAGAAAAGATCGCGGAATTGCATAGATTAAAGAACGGTCTTTCTGTTTGTATAGGATGCGGTTGCCTTTCCCTTTTTACTTGTAAATTAGCCAACCCACAAGACAAATTGGGACGATACGGTAGCGGCCCCTTACGCTGGATGGGAAAATCGAAAAAACAAAATTAA
- a CDS encoding NADPH-dependent FMN reductase, giving the protein MLLEKINTGTNLRLGIILGSTRKGRFGETVAKWFEEIARQDNRFETDLIDLSEFSLPWDMSKDMDSDLSLFSDKIAETDTFVVITPEYNHGYPAYLKLAIDSLHEEWSAKPLGFVSYGGSSGGLRAVEQLRNVFAELRMTTIRDCVSFHWAHARFHNGRPTEEFRYASSAEKLLNELYWWGNVLKQARMNFPGSVLRS; this is encoded by the coding sequence ATGTTATTAGAAAAGATCAATACCGGTACGAACTTACGATTAGGAATTATATTAGGCAGTACTAGAAAGGGGAGATTTGGAGAGACAGTCGCAAAATGGTTTGAAGAGATTGCAAGACAAGATAACCGATTTGAGACGGATCTAATCGATCTTTCCGAATTTTCTCTTCCTTGGGACATGTCAAAGGATATGGATTCGGATCTTTCCTTATTTTCGGATAAAATAGCGGAAACCGATACTTTTGTAGTAATTACACCGGAGTATAATCACGGATATCCTGCTTATTTAAAGTTGGCAATTGATTCGCTTCATGAGGAATGGAGTGCAAAACCTCTTGGATTCGTTTCCTACGGGGGAAGTTCGGGCGGTTTGAGAGCGGTGGAGCAGCTTCGCAATGTATTTGCCGAGTTGAGAATGACCACCATTCGGGACTGCGTCAGTTTTCATTGGGCTCATGCCAGGTTCCATAACGGAAGACCTACTGAGGAATTTCGTTACGCTTCTTCGGCGGAGAAATTATTGAATGAATTGTACTGGTGGGGAAACGTTTTAAAACAAGCTAGAATGAATTTCCCCGGGTCCGTTCTGAGATCATGA